In Physeter macrocephalus isolate SW-GA chromosome 2, ASM283717v5, whole genome shotgun sequence, a single window of DNA contains:
- the ITGA6 gene encoding integrin alpha-6 isoform X2, whose translation MAAAGRLWLLYLSAGLLPRLGAAFNLDTREDNVIEKTGDSGSLFGFSLAMHWQLQPEDKRLLLVGAPRAVALPLQKANRTGGLYSCDITSRGPCPRIEFDNDADPSSESKEDQWMGVTVQSQGPGGKVVTCAHRYEKRQHVNTKQESRDIFGRCYVLSQNLRIEDDMDGGDWSFCDGRLRGHEKFGSCQQGVAATFTKDFHYIAFGAPGTYNWKGIVRVEQKNNTFFDMNIFEDGPYEVGGETDHDESLVPVPANSYLGFSLDSGKGIVSKDEITFVSGAPRANHSGAVVLLKRDLKSAHLLPEHIFDGEGLASSFGYDVAVVDLNKDGWQDIVIGAPQYFDRSGEVGGAAYVYINQQGRWNNVKPIRLNGTKDSMFGIAVKNIGDINQDGYPDIAVGAPYDGKGKVFVYHGSANGINTKPTQILEGKSPFFGYSIAGNMDLDRNSYPDVAVGSLSDSVTIFRSRPVINIQQTITVTPNRIDLHQKMPCGAPSGICLKVKACFEYTAKPTGYNPSITIAGTLEAEKERRKSGLSSRVQFRNQGSEPKYTQELTLSRQKQKMCMEETFWLQENIRDKLRPIPITASVEIQEPSTRRRVNSLPEVLPILNSNEPKSVHTDVHFLKEGCGDDNVCNSNLKLEYKFCTREGSQDKFSYLPIQKGVPELVLKDQKDIALEITVTNSPSNPKNPTKDGDDAHEAKLIATFPDTLTYSAYRELKAFPEKQLSCVANQNGSQADCELGNPFKRNSSVTFYLILSTSEITFDTTDLDINLKLETTSNQDNLASITATARVVIELLLSVSGVAKPSQVYFGGTVIGEQAMKSEEEVGSLIEYEFRVINLGKPLKNLGTATLNIQWPKEISNGKWLLYLVKVESKGLEKIACQPQNEINFLKLKEAHNSRQKREIAERQTDDGRKFSLFAERKYQTLNCSVNVNCVNIKCPLRGLDSKASVVLRSRLWNSTFLEEYSKMNYLDILVRASIDVTAATENIKLPNAGTQVRVTVFPSKTVAQYSGVPWWIILVAILAGILMLALLVFLLWKCGFFKRSRYDDSVPRYHAVRIRKEEREIQDEKYNDNLEKKQWITRWNENESYS comes from the exons GTTGCTCGTGGGGGCCCCACGGGCAGTAGCCCTTCCGCTGCAGAAGGCCAACAGAACAGGAGGCTTGTATAGCTGCGACATCACCTCCCGGGGGCCGTGCCCACGGATTGAATTTGATAACGACG CTGACCCTTCATCGGAAAGCAAGGAAGATCAGTGGATGGGGGTCACTGTCCAGAGCCAAGGTCCAGGGGGCAAAGTTGTG ACATGTGCTCATCGATATGAAAAAAGGCAGCATGTTAATACAAAACAGGAATCCCGAGACATTTTTGGAAGGTGTTACGTCCTAAGTCAGAATCTCAGGATTGAAGATGATATGGATGGAGGAGACTGGAGTTTTTGTGATGGCCGATTAAGAGGTCATGAAAAATTTGGCTCTTGCCAGCAAGGTGTAGCGGCTACTTTTACTAAAGACTTTCATTACATTGCGTTTGGAGCCCCAGGCACTTACAACTGGAAAG ggATCGTTCGCGTAGAGCAAAAGAATAACACTTTTTTTGACATGAACATCTTTGAAGATGGGCCTTATGAAGTTGGTGGAGAGACTGACCATGATGAAAGTCTAGTTCCTGTTCCTGCTAACAGTTATTTAG ggttttctTTGGACTCAGGGAAGGGTATTGTTTCCAAAGATGAGATCACTTTTGTATCTGGTGCTCCTAGAGCCAATCACAGTGGAGCTGTGGTTTTGCTTAAAAGAGACCTAAAATCTGCGCACCTTCTCCCTGAGCACATATTTGACGGGGAAGGGCTGGCTTCTTCATTTGGCTATGACGTGGCAGTGGTGGACCTTAACAAAGATGG GTGGCAAGATATAGTTATTGGAGCCCCACAGTATTTTGATAGAAGTGGAGAAGTTGGAGGTGCAGCGTATGTCTACATTAACCAGCAAGGCAGATGGAATAATGTCAAGCCAATTCGTCTTAATGGAACCAAAGATTCTATGTTTGGCATTGCGGTCAAAAATATCGGCGATATTAATCAAGATGGCTACCCAG ATATTGCAGTTGGAGCACCCTACGATGGTAAGGGGAAGGTTTTTGTCTATCACGGATCTGCGAACGGAATAAATACCAAACCAACACAG ATTCTCGAGGGTAAATCACCTTTTTTTGGATATTCAATTGCCGGAAACATGGACCTTGATAGAAATTCCTACCCCGATGTTGCTGTTGGTTCCCTCTCAGATTCAGTAACTATTTTCAG ATCCCGGCCTGTGATTAATATTCAGCAAACCATCACAGTTACACCTAACAGAATTGATCTCCATCAGAAAATGCCCTGTGGGGCACCTAGCGGGATATG CCTGAAGGTTAAGGCCTGTTTTGAATATACTGCCAAACCCACTGGTTACAACCCTTCAATAA CCATTGCGGGCACACTGGAggctgaaaaggaaagaagaaaatctgggCTGTCATCAAGAGTTCAGTTTCGAAACCAAGGTTCTGAGCCCAAGTATACGCAAGAGCTCACTCTGAGCAGGCAGAAGCAGAAGATGTGCATGGAGGAAACCTTCTGGCTCCAG GAAAATATCAGAGATAAACTGCGTCCCATCCCTATAACGGCTTCAGTAGAGATCCAAGAGCCAAGCACTCGGAGGAGAGTGAATTCGCTTCCAGAAGTTCTTCCAATTCTGAATTCAAACGAACCCAAGTCTGTTCATACAGAT GTGCACTTCTTAAAAGAGGGATGTGGAGACGACAATGTATGTAACAGCAACCTTAAGCTAGAGTATAAATTTTGTACCCGAGAAGGAAGTCAAGACAAATTTTCTTATTTACCAAT tcaaAAAGGTGTACCAGAACTAGTTCTAAAAGATCAGAAGGACATTGCTTTAGAAATAACAGTGACAAACAGCCCTTCCAACCCAAAGAATCCCACCAAAGATGGTGATGACGCTCATGAAGCTAAACTCATCGCCACTTTTCCGGACACTTTGACTTATTCTGCATATAGAGAACTGAAGGCTTTCCCT GAGAAACAGTTGAGTTGTGTTGCAAACCAGAACGGCTCACAAGCAGACTGCGAGCTTGGGaatccttttaaaagaaattccagt gttactttttatttaattttaagtacaAGTGAGATCACCTTTGACACCACAGACCTGGATATTAATCTGAAGTTGGAAAC aacAAGCAATCAAGATAATTTGGCTTCAATTACAGCTACAGCAAGAGTGGTTATTGAACTGCTTTTATCGGTCTCCGG aGTTGCTAAACCTTCCCAGGTGTATTTTGGAGGTACAGTCATTGGTGAGCAAGCTATGAAATCTGAAGAGGAAGTGGGAAGTTTAATTGAGTATGAGTTCAGG GTGATTAACTTGGGCAAACCTCTTAAAAACCTCGGCACAGCAACCTTGAATATCCAGTGGCCAAAAGAAATTAGCAATGGCAAATGGTTGCTTTATTTGGTGAAAGTAGAATCCAAAGGATTGGAAAAGATAGCTTGTCAGCCACAAAACGAAATAAACTTCCTGAAACTAAAG GAGGCTCACAACTCAAGACAGAAACGAGAAATTGCTGAAAGACAGACAGACGATGgtagaaaattttctttatttgctgaaagaaaataCCAGACCCTC AACTGCAGCGTGAACGTGAACTGTGTGAACATCAAGTGTCCGCTCCGAGGGCTGGATAGCAAGGCCTCCGTGGTTCTGCGCTCGAGGCTCTGGAACAGCACGTTTCTGGAG GAGTACTCCAAGATGAACTACCTGGACATTCTCGTGCGGGCTTCCATTGATGTAACTGCTGCCACCGAGAATATTAAGCTGCCCAATGCAGGCACTCAG GTTCGTGTGACTGTGTTTCCCTCAAAGACTGTAGCTCAATATTCAGGAGTACCTTGGTGGATCATCCTAGTGGCTattcttgctgggattttgatgcTTGCTCTATTAGTATTTTTACTATGGAAG TGTGGATTCTTTAAACGCTCTAGGTACGACGATAGTGTTCCCCGCTACCATGCTGTAAGGATCCGGAAAGAGGAGCGAGAGAtccaagatgaaaaatataacGATAACCTTGAAAAAAAACAGTGGATCACAAGgtggaatgaaaatgaaagctacTCCTAG
- the ITGA6 gene encoding integrin alpha-6 isoform X1 has product MAAAGRLWLLYLSAGLLPRLGAAFNLDTREDNVIEKTGDSGSLFGFSLAMHWQLQPEDKRLLLVGAPRAVALPLQKANRTGGLYSCDITSRGPCPRIEFDNDADPSSESKEDQWMGVTVQSQGPGGKVVTCAHRYEKRQHVNTKQESRDIFGRCYVLSQNLRIEDDMDGGDWSFCDGRLRGHEKFGSCQQGVAATFTKDFHYIAFGAPGTYNWKGIVRVEQKNNTFFDMNIFEDGPYEVGGETDHDESLVPVPANSYLGFSLDSGKGIVSKDEITFVSGAPRANHSGAVVLLKRDLKSAHLLPEHIFDGEGLASSFGYDVAVVDLNKDGWQDIVIGAPQYFDRSGEVGGAAYVYINQQGRWNNVKPIRLNGTKDSMFGIAVKNIGDINQDGYPDIAVGAPYDGKGKVFVYHGSANGINTKPTQILEGKSPFFGYSIAGNMDLDRNSYPDVAVGSLSDSVTIFRSRPVINIQQTITVTPNRIDLHQKMPCGAPSGICLKVKACFEYTAKPTGYNPSITIAGTLEAEKERRKSGLSSRVQFRNQGSEPKYTQELTLSRQKQKMCMEETFWLQENIRDKLRPIPITASVEIQEPSTRRRVNSLPEVLPILNSNEPKSVHTDVHFLKEGCGDDNVCNSNLKLEYKFCTREGSQDKFSYLPIQKGVPELVLKDQKDIALEITVTNSPSNPKNPTKDGDDAHEAKLIATFPDTLTYSAYRELKAFPEKQLSCVANQNGSQADCELGNPFKRNSSVTFYLILSTSEITFDTTDLDINLKLETTSNQDNLASITATARVVIELLLSVSGVAKPSQVYFGGTVIGEQAMKSEEEVGSLIEYEFRVINLGKPLKNLGTATLNIQWPKEISNGKWLLYLVKVESKGLEKIACQPQNEINFLKLKEAHNSRQKREIAERQTDDGRKFSLFAERKYQTLNCSVNVNCVNIKCPLRGLDSKASVVLRSRLWNSTFLEEYSKMNYLDILVRASIDVTAATENIKLPNAGTQVRVTVFPSKTVAQYSGVPWWIILVAILAGILMLALLVFLLWKCGFFKRNKKDHYDATYHKAEIHAQPSDKERLTSDA; this is encoded by the exons GTTGCTCGTGGGGGCCCCACGGGCAGTAGCCCTTCCGCTGCAGAAGGCCAACAGAACAGGAGGCTTGTATAGCTGCGACATCACCTCCCGGGGGCCGTGCCCACGGATTGAATTTGATAACGACG CTGACCCTTCATCGGAAAGCAAGGAAGATCAGTGGATGGGGGTCACTGTCCAGAGCCAAGGTCCAGGGGGCAAAGTTGTG ACATGTGCTCATCGATATGAAAAAAGGCAGCATGTTAATACAAAACAGGAATCCCGAGACATTTTTGGAAGGTGTTACGTCCTAAGTCAGAATCTCAGGATTGAAGATGATATGGATGGAGGAGACTGGAGTTTTTGTGATGGCCGATTAAGAGGTCATGAAAAATTTGGCTCTTGCCAGCAAGGTGTAGCGGCTACTTTTACTAAAGACTTTCATTACATTGCGTTTGGAGCCCCAGGCACTTACAACTGGAAAG ggATCGTTCGCGTAGAGCAAAAGAATAACACTTTTTTTGACATGAACATCTTTGAAGATGGGCCTTATGAAGTTGGTGGAGAGACTGACCATGATGAAAGTCTAGTTCCTGTTCCTGCTAACAGTTATTTAG ggttttctTTGGACTCAGGGAAGGGTATTGTTTCCAAAGATGAGATCACTTTTGTATCTGGTGCTCCTAGAGCCAATCACAGTGGAGCTGTGGTTTTGCTTAAAAGAGACCTAAAATCTGCGCACCTTCTCCCTGAGCACATATTTGACGGGGAAGGGCTGGCTTCTTCATTTGGCTATGACGTGGCAGTGGTGGACCTTAACAAAGATGG GTGGCAAGATATAGTTATTGGAGCCCCACAGTATTTTGATAGAAGTGGAGAAGTTGGAGGTGCAGCGTATGTCTACATTAACCAGCAAGGCAGATGGAATAATGTCAAGCCAATTCGTCTTAATGGAACCAAAGATTCTATGTTTGGCATTGCGGTCAAAAATATCGGCGATATTAATCAAGATGGCTACCCAG ATATTGCAGTTGGAGCACCCTACGATGGTAAGGGGAAGGTTTTTGTCTATCACGGATCTGCGAACGGAATAAATACCAAACCAACACAG ATTCTCGAGGGTAAATCACCTTTTTTTGGATATTCAATTGCCGGAAACATGGACCTTGATAGAAATTCCTACCCCGATGTTGCTGTTGGTTCCCTCTCAGATTCAGTAACTATTTTCAG ATCCCGGCCTGTGATTAATATTCAGCAAACCATCACAGTTACACCTAACAGAATTGATCTCCATCAGAAAATGCCCTGTGGGGCACCTAGCGGGATATG CCTGAAGGTTAAGGCCTGTTTTGAATATACTGCCAAACCCACTGGTTACAACCCTTCAATAA CCATTGCGGGCACACTGGAggctgaaaaggaaagaagaaaatctgggCTGTCATCAAGAGTTCAGTTTCGAAACCAAGGTTCTGAGCCCAAGTATACGCAAGAGCTCACTCTGAGCAGGCAGAAGCAGAAGATGTGCATGGAGGAAACCTTCTGGCTCCAG GAAAATATCAGAGATAAACTGCGTCCCATCCCTATAACGGCTTCAGTAGAGATCCAAGAGCCAAGCACTCGGAGGAGAGTGAATTCGCTTCCAGAAGTTCTTCCAATTCTGAATTCAAACGAACCCAAGTCTGTTCATACAGAT GTGCACTTCTTAAAAGAGGGATGTGGAGACGACAATGTATGTAACAGCAACCTTAAGCTAGAGTATAAATTTTGTACCCGAGAAGGAAGTCAAGACAAATTTTCTTATTTACCAAT tcaaAAAGGTGTACCAGAACTAGTTCTAAAAGATCAGAAGGACATTGCTTTAGAAATAACAGTGACAAACAGCCCTTCCAACCCAAAGAATCCCACCAAAGATGGTGATGACGCTCATGAAGCTAAACTCATCGCCACTTTTCCGGACACTTTGACTTATTCTGCATATAGAGAACTGAAGGCTTTCCCT GAGAAACAGTTGAGTTGTGTTGCAAACCAGAACGGCTCACAAGCAGACTGCGAGCTTGGGaatccttttaaaagaaattccagt gttactttttatttaattttaagtacaAGTGAGATCACCTTTGACACCACAGACCTGGATATTAATCTGAAGTTGGAAAC aacAAGCAATCAAGATAATTTGGCTTCAATTACAGCTACAGCAAGAGTGGTTATTGAACTGCTTTTATCGGTCTCCGG aGTTGCTAAACCTTCCCAGGTGTATTTTGGAGGTACAGTCATTGGTGAGCAAGCTATGAAATCTGAAGAGGAAGTGGGAAGTTTAATTGAGTATGAGTTCAGG GTGATTAACTTGGGCAAACCTCTTAAAAACCTCGGCACAGCAACCTTGAATATCCAGTGGCCAAAAGAAATTAGCAATGGCAAATGGTTGCTTTATTTGGTGAAAGTAGAATCCAAAGGATTGGAAAAGATAGCTTGTCAGCCACAAAACGAAATAAACTTCCTGAAACTAAAG GAGGCTCACAACTCAAGACAGAAACGAGAAATTGCTGAAAGACAGACAGACGATGgtagaaaattttctttatttgctgaaagaaaataCCAGACCCTC AACTGCAGCGTGAACGTGAACTGTGTGAACATCAAGTGTCCGCTCCGAGGGCTGGATAGCAAGGCCTCCGTGGTTCTGCGCTCGAGGCTCTGGAACAGCACGTTTCTGGAG GAGTACTCCAAGATGAACTACCTGGACATTCTCGTGCGGGCTTCCATTGATGTAACTGCTGCCACCGAGAATATTAAGCTGCCCAATGCAGGCACTCAG GTTCGTGTGACTGTGTTTCCCTCAAAGACTGTAGCTCAATATTCAGGAGTACCTTGGTGGATCATCCTAGTGGCTattcttgctgggattttgatgcTTGCTCTATTAGTATTTTTACTATGGAAG TGTGGTTTCttcaagagaaataagaaagatcaTTATGATGCCACATATCACAAGGCTGAGATCCATGCTCAGCCGTCTGATAAAGAGAGGCTTACTTCTGATGCATAG